In Phyllobacterium zundukense, one DNA window encodes the following:
- a CDS encoding PhoX family protein, whose amino-acid sequence MNDQSQTFRTSLLEENDGPGHNPTDNATMGELIAARFSRRGFLKGSLAVSAIAATVSPMALMLADDARAESKSAFTFEEVEAGIDEKHHVAAGYDADVLLRWGDGLFPDSPEFDPLNQTPESQAKQFGYNNDYVGYIPIDGSSEHGILVVNHEYTNEHLMFPGIVKVVEGKLEVSPADQKRVDIEMAAHGGTVVEIKKVDGKWQVVKDGKLNRRITANTEMQLSGPVAGHDRVKTNADSSGKKVFGMINNCSGGVTPWGTYVSGEENIHGYFLGKLPEDSKEAANYKRMGIPEGVYDWGNFHERFDVSKDPNEANRFGWVVEIDVNDPNSIPKKRTAMGRFKHEGADSIVAKDGRVVFYLGDDERFDYVYKFVTKGKFNPDDRAANLDLLDEGTLYVAKFDVDGTIAWLPVVFGEGPLTEANGFHSQADVLIETRRAGDLLGATKMDRPEDIGPNGVNGKVYVMLTNNTKRKDDQVDAVNPRAKNAFGHIVEIAEEDGNFAATKGKWEILLKCGDPSVADVGASFSTDTTKNGWFGMPDNCAVDADGRLWVSTDGNSPKETGRTDGIWAVDTDGPARATSKLFFRVPVGAEMCGPLMLPDMATMMVAVQHPGDGGEDWKGFGRPSYYEDLSTRWPDFKDNMPVRPSVLAITKKGGGKIAV is encoded by the coding sequence ATGAACGACCAATCTCAGACATTCCGCACAAGCCTTCTCGAGGAAAATGACGGTCCCGGCCACAACCCGACCGACAATGCCACCATGGGCGAACTCATTGCCGCGCGGTTTTCGCGCCGCGGGTTCCTGAAGGGCTCGCTTGCCGTTTCCGCCATTGCCGCAACCGTCAGCCCGATGGCGCTGATGCTCGCCGACGACGCGCGTGCCGAGAGCAAATCGGCCTTCACTTTCGAGGAAGTCGAGGCAGGTATTGACGAGAAACACCATGTCGCTGCCGGCTACGATGCCGATGTGCTCCTGCGCTGGGGCGATGGCCTGTTTCCGGATTCGCCGGAGTTCGATCCCTTGAATCAGACGCCGGAAAGCCAGGCCAAGCAGTTCGGCTACAACAATGATTATGTCGGCTACATTCCGATCGACGGTTCCTCTGAGCACGGCATCCTCGTCGTCAACCATGAGTACACCAATGAACATTTGATGTTCCCCGGCATCGTCAAGGTTGTCGAGGGCAAGCTTGAGGTTTCACCGGCTGACCAGAAGCGTGTCGATATCGAAATGGCTGCCCATGGCGGCACCGTCGTCGAGATCAAGAAGGTCGATGGCAAGTGGCAGGTCGTCAAGGACGGCAAGCTCAACCGCCGCATCACCGCGAACACGGAAATGCAGCTTTCCGGCCCCGTTGCCGGGCATGACCGCGTCAAGACCAATGCCGATTCGTCCGGCAAGAAAGTCTTCGGCATGATCAACAATTGTTCGGGCGGCGTCACACCCTGGGGTACCTACGTTTCGGGCGAAGAAAATATTCACGGCTATTTCCTCGGCAAACTGCCCGAGGACAGCAAGGAGGCCGCCAATTACAAGCGCATGGGCATCCCGGAAGGCGTCTACGACTGGGGCAATTTCCATGAGCGCTTCGATGTGTCGAAGGACCCGAACGAGGCCAACCGTTTTGGCTGGGTGGTCGAGATCGATGTGAACGATCCCAATTCCATTCCGAAGAAACGTACTGCCATGGGCCGTTTCAAGCACGAGGGTGCTGATTCCATCGTCGCCAAGGATGGCCGTGTCGTCTTCTATCTCGGCGATGATGAGCGTTTCGATTATGTCTATAAATTCGTCACCAAGGGTAAGTTCAATCCGGATGACCGCGCCGCCAATCTCGATCTCCTCGATGAAGGCACGCTCTATGTCGCCAAATTCGATGTCGACGGCACCATCGCCTGGCTGCCGGTTGTCTTTGGTGAGGGCCCGCTGACCGAAGCCAATGGCTTCCACTCACAAGCCGATGTCCTGATCGAAACCCGCCGCGCCGGTGATTTGCTCGGTGCAACGAAAATGGATCGCCCTGAAGATATTGGCCCGAACGGCGTCAATGGCAAAGTCTATGTCATGCTGACCAACAACACCAAGCGCAAGGACGATCAGGTTGATGCTGTCAACCCGCGCGCCAAGAACGCCTTCGGTCATATTGTCGAGATTGCCGAGGAAGATGGCAATTTCGCCGCCACCAAGGGCAAATGGGAAATATTGCTGAAATGCGGTGACCCGTCCGTTGCTGATGTCGGCGCCTCATTCTCCACCGACACGACGAAAAACGGCTGGTTCGGCATGCCCGACAATTGCGCGGTCGATGCGGATGGCCGCTTATGGGTGTCCACCGATGGTAATTCGCCGAAGGAAACCGGCCGCACCGACGGAATATGGGCGGTAGATACGGATGGCCCAGCCCGCGCCACGTCGAAGCTGTTCTTCCGTGTTCCCGTAGGCGCCGAAATGTGTGGGCCGCTCATGTTGCCGGATATGGCAACCATGATGGTTGCGGTCCAGCATCCCGGCGATGGTGGCGAAGATTGGAAAGGTTTCGGCCGTCCATCGTACTATGAGGACCTGTCGACCCGCTGGCCGGATTTCAAGGACAATATGCCGGTGCGTCCGTCGGTCCTCGCCATCACGAAGAAGGGCGGCGGCAAGATCGCGGTTTGA
- a CDS encoding threonine ammonia-lyase, translating to MDSQGFAVGIADVEAAATRLEGQLVRTRLIESEALNARYDARILFKPECLQRTGSFKFRGAYNRISQFTPQERERGIVAFSSGNHAQGVASSARLFGIKAVIIMPSDAPQTKIANTRSYGAEVVLFDRYSESREAVAVPYIEERGMVLVPPYDDPSIMAGQGTIGLELIAEARERGLTLDDVFVPSGGGGLISGISVAVKAGSPQTRIWGVEPENFDDLRRSLIAGERVSNESGHRSICDAILTPQPGVLTFPINKHNLAGGIAVSDNAVRAAMRDAANYLKLIVEPGGCVALAALATGEVDIRGKTVAVVLSGGNVDLDIYGGLIAAA from the coding sequence ATGGACAGTCAGGGTTTTGCCGTTGGAATAGCCGATGTGGAGGCTGCCGCGACGCGGCTTGAGGGCCAGCTTGTACGCACCCGGCTGATCGAATCCGAAGCCTTGAACGCCCGATACGATGCTCGCATCCTGTTCAAGCCGGAATGCCTGCAGCGCACCGGCTCGTTCAAGTTTCGCGGCGCCTATAACCGCATCAGCCAGTTCACCCCGCAGGAGCGTGAGCGTGGCATCGTGGCGTTTTCCTCGGGTAACCATGCGCAGGGTGTCGCCAGTTCCGCCCGGCTTTTCGGCATCAAGGCCGTCATCATCATGCCGAGCGATGCACCGCAGACCAAGATCGCCAATACGCGGTCCTACGGCGCGGAAGTTGTTCTCTTTGACCGTTACAGTGAAAGCCGCGAGGCCGTGGCGGTACCATACATCGAAGAGCGCGGCATGGTTCTGGTGCCACCCTATGACGATCCTTCCATCATGGCAGGGCAGGGTACGATCGGTCTTGAGCTGATCGCGGAGGCCAGGGAACGTGGACTGACGCTTGACGATGTCTTCGTGCCAAGCGGCGGCGGTGGTCTGATCAGTGGTATTTCGGTTGCGGTAAAGGCGGGCTCGCCGCAGACGCGCATCTGGGGCGTTGAGCCGGAAAATTTCGATGATCTGCGCCGCTCGCTCATTGCCGGCGAACGCGTAAGCAACGAGAGCGGCCATCGTTCGATCTGCGATGCGATCCTGACGCCGCAGCCGGGTGTTCTGACCTTCCCGATCAACAAACACAATCTAGCAGGCGGCATAGCCGTTTCCGACAACGCGGTCAGGGCCGCCATGCGCGATGCCGCCAACTATCTGAAATTGATTGTGGAGCCTGGCGGCTGCGTGGCGCTTGCAGCTTTGGCAACGGGCGAAGTGGATATCAGGGGCAAGACCGTTGCGGTGGTTCTTTCCGGTGGCAATGTCGATCTCGATATCTATGGCGGGCTGATCGCGGCTGCATGA
- a CDS encoding HAD family hydrolase gives MGTTRSSHIRGILFDKDGTLVDFNRTWFGITMELAHKAADGDEVRARVLVEAGGYDWEMEKFRGGSVVAAGTIHDIVDLWHPELTLEEKRARIRDYDDYAVREGSRRAVGIEGLHVTLEALVKQGFVLGIATNDSEAGARATAEALGLTSLFTVIIGYDSVARAKPHADQLHLFAANTGLAPAAIAMVGDNAHDLEMAHAAGAGLAVGVLSGNSTLDDLGPLSDAILGSIAELPQFLAHRENSAPA, from the coding sequence ATGGGAACGACCCGCTCGTCGCACATCCGCGGCATTCTTTTCGACAAGGACGGTACGCTGGTTGACTTCAACCGCACCTGGTTCGGCATCACCATGGAACTGGCGCACAAGGCGGCGGATGGCGATGAGGTGCGGGCGCGGGTGCTGGTCGAAGCTGGTGGTTATGATTGGGAAATGGAAAAATTCCGCGGTGGCTCAGTTGTCGCTGCCGGAACCATTCACGACATTGTCGATCTCTGGCACCCGGAACTGACGCTCGAAGAAAAGCGGGCGCGTATCCGTGACTATGATGACTATGCCGTGCGCGAAGGCTCGCGCCGCGCCGTCGGCATCGAGGGCCTGCATGTAACGCTGGAGGCGCTGGTCAAGCAGGGTTTTGTCCTCGGCATCGCCACCAACGATTCGGAAGCCGGTGCGCGGGCGACAGCCGAAGCGCTTGGCCTGACATCATTGTTCACCGTCATCATCGGCTATGATTCCGTGGCGCGCGCCAAGCCGCATGCCGATCAGCTGCATCTTTTTGCCGCGAATACTGGTCTGGCGCCTGCTGCCATCGCCATGGTGGGCGACAATGCCCATGATCTTGAGATGGCCCATGCTGCGGGCGCCGGCCTTGCTGTTGGCGTCCTCTCTGGGAACAGCACCCTCGACGATCTCGGCCCGCTCAGCGATGCCATTCTTGGCTCGATAGCGGAACTGCCGCAGTTTCTAGCGCATCGGGAGAATTCCGCGCCGGCGTGA
- a CDS encoding succinylglutamate desuccinylase/aspartoacylase domain-containing protein — MKTEMIQLAGDVPGNSIELRVLRFEGKNEKAVTAYLQSSLHGSELPGQAALHFLIPMLEKAEREGRVAGYITVVPQANPIGSAQWLAHQHLGRFEYFSNVNFNRSFPLLETFDTSGLAPVDAPKALAERLKAQLLRLALPHEIVLDLHCDDESESYLYIHQAFLPEMYDLASALGSTAILSWDSTADAAFEEACAHPVLQLPEAQRKARAVTTVEFRGLNDVDVESGRADAEGLYRFLVHRGVVVDHGVELKVDFNGPVTPLENVEMIRAPQGGMILFHVDIGAEVEAGAKLVTVVTVPGDPDGDITLTAPQAGRILTRRSHRYTRRGDDLMKLLGTKRSINAKPGSLEA, encoded by the coding sequence ATGAAGACGGAAATGATCCAACTGGCCGGCGATGTGCCGGGCAACAGCATCGAACTGCGGGTCCTGCGTTTCGAAGGCAAGAATGAAAAGGCTGTGACAGCCTATCTGCAATCATCCTTGCATGGTTCGGAATTGCCAGGACAGGCCGCGCTGCATTTCCTCATTCCCATGCTGGAAAAGGCCGAGAGGGAAGGCCGCGTTGCTGGCTACATTACCGTCGTCCCGCAGGCCAACCCGATCGGCTCGGCGCAGTGGCTGGCGCATCAGCATCTCGGCCGCTTCGAATACTTCTCTAACGTCAATTTCAACCGGTCCTTTCCCCTGCTGGAGACGTTCGACACGTCCGGTCTTGCACCGGTCGATGCGCCGAAAGCCCTGGCCGAACGGCTGAAGGCGCAGCTCCTGCGTCTGGCATTGCCCCACGAAATCGTGCTCGACCTGCACTGCGACGATGAAAGCGAGAGCTATCTCTACATCCACCAGGCTTTTCTGCCGGAAATGTACGATCTTGCCTCGGCTTTGGGCTCGACAGCGATCCTCTCCTGGGACAGCACCGCCGATGCCGCGTTCGAGGAAGCATGCGCCCACCCGGTCTTGCAACTGCCCGAGGCACAGCGAAAGGCTCGTGCCGTCACGACGGTCGAGTTCCGCGGTCTGAACGATGTCGATGTCGAATCCGGCAGGGCCGATGCCGAGGGCCTTTACCGGTTCCTGGTGCACCGCGGCGTTGTTGTTGATCATGGTGTAGAGCTGAAGGTCGATTTCAACGGCCCTGTGACACCGCTCGAAAATGTCGAGATGATCCGCGCGCCGCAGGGCGGCATGATCCTGTTTCATGTCGATATTGGTGCCGAGGTGGAAGCCGGAGCCAAACTGGTGACGGTGGTGACGGTCCCCGGTGATCCGGACGGCGACATCACCTTGACCGCACCCCAGGCGGGCCGCATCCTCACCCGCCGCAGCCATCGTTATACAAGGCGCGGCGATGACCTGATGAAACTGCTGGGCACCAAGCGTTCTATCAATGCCAAGCCCGGCTCCCTGGAGGCTTGA